The window GGGGTAAAATAAGAAAGCGTTCCTAAAAAAGCCACATTTCCCTTGATAACCGCAAATGTCCACAATGCATTCGCTCCACCAGTCGCTATTGAGGCAATGAGTAATAATAACAGGCTTTGGCTATTGATAATAAACGGTGTCGGTGTACTGAAAAAATACAGTATCCATAACCCAATAGAGGTCATGATAAAGAATAATACCATCCCATTATGGCCACCAGAAATACGCTTAGTCACATTGCTGTAGAATGACCAAACAATAGCCCCGATAAAAGCTAAAAAATAACACAGTGGATTACTTTGAATATTTGCCAAAATAGTTTGTACCGATAATGGCTGATTTCCTGAAATTACCCAAATCAGTCCCATAAAAGCTAAAACTAACCCTGCCCCCAATAATAAAGTGAAACGCTGACGGTTAAAAAACACAGCAAGTGCGATAGTAAAACTTGGCCACAAATAATTCACCATACCCAGTTCAATCGCTTGTTGCCGACTATTAGCTAAACCTAACGCTAGTACAAAACAAATTTCATAGCTAACAAACAGTATTGTTCCCCAAAGTAAATAGCGTTTAGGATATTTCGTTATTTTTGGTACTCCCATGGCAAGTACCAATACCAGTGAACCAACCGTATAGACTAATGCGGCGCCACCTACTGGTCCAAAGTTTTCACTTACACTGCGGATCAGCCCTACCATTGTGCTCCACAACAAGATCGAAATAACCCCATACAGCGTTGCGGCATACTGATTCAATTTCATAACTCTCTCAGCTATTTAGTTTCGAAAATGATATTCATTGTAATAATACATTCATTTTACCATCTAAAAAAACCTTATAGCTCAAACAATTATAATGCAAGCGTTTATTTTTAGTAAATATTGATAATATGTCATAAAAAAATTCTCAGGCTATCACCTAAGAATTTTATGATTTAAAACTTTTGTATTAGCGAGATGTTTCTTTCTCAACCCACTTATCAACTTCTTCTTTTTCCCATATCCCTTCTTCAAATTGTTTCTTTAATTCAGGATGCTGATTGATATCAAAAGTTGGTATTTTACCTGCGACTAACTGCTGGTTATAATCTTTAGCAAGTTTAAAAGCGATACCTGATAATAGAAGGATCGCGATTAAATTAGTTATCGCCATTAGACCCATCGATAAGTCTGCAAGTTTCCAAATAAATGGCATTTCTGCAAGCGCACCAAACATCACCATACCTAATGCAGCTAAACGGAAAATAAATAAACCCGCCGTATGATTATTCTCTAAAAAAATCATATTGCTTTCGGCATAAGCATAATTAGCAATAATTGACGTAAATGCAAAAAAGAAGATAGCTATCGCAATAAATGTACTTCCCCAACTACCGACGGCAGAAGAAAGAGCAAGTTGTGTCAATTCAATACCATTGATGTTGTCCATTCCACTTTCTAATACACCAGATGATAAAATAATAATTGCTGTCGCACTGCAAATAACGATGGTATCCATAAAAACACCAAGCATCTGTACATACCCTTGTGATGCAGGATGTGGAGGATAAGGTGCTGCCGATGCCGCTGCATTTGGTGCAGACCCCATTCCAGCCTCATTAGAGAACAATCCCCGCTGAATTCCTTGTGTCATCGCCTGAGCAACACCATAACCAACAGCCCCGCCAGCCGCCTCTTGCAAACCAAATGCATTTCGGATTATCAGCATAAAAACTTCAGGTAATCGTTCGATATGGTGCCCAACAACCCAAAACGCCAATAGTAAATAGGCTAACGCCATAACAGGAACAACTAATTCAGCAACCT is drawn from Providencia huaxiensis and contains these coding sequences:
- the yddG gene encoding aromatic amino acid DMT transporter YddG, with translation MKLNQYAATLYGVISILLWSTMVGLIRSVSENFGPVGGAALVYTVGSLVLVLAMGVPKITKYPKRYLLWGTILFVSYEICFVLALGLANSRQQAIELGMVNYLWPSFTIALAVFFNRQRFTLLLGAGLVLAFMGLIWVISGNQPLSVQTILANIQSNPLCYFLAFIGAIVWSFYSNVTKRISGGHNGMVLFFIMTSIGLWILYFFSTPTPFIINSQSLLLLLIASIATGGANALWTFAVIKGNVAFLGTLSYFTPVISTAFASILLSTTLTLSFWQGVLMVTMGSVICFLATRQKTVSG
- a CDS encoding alanine/glycine:cation symporter family protein codes for the protein MIEFINSITNFIWGSLLIYLLLGAGLYFTLRSGFIQIRHFGHMFSVLKNSKQSDSAGISSFQALCTSLAARVGTGNLTGVAIALTAGGPGAIFWMWVVALLGMATSFIECTLAQLYKTKDDKGNYRGGPSYYMQKGLNQRWMGVLFSIFLIIAFGLVFNAVQANSIAQATAVAFDFNPIYVGIGLVLLSGVIIFGGLKSIAKVAELVVPVMALAYLLLAFWVVGHHIERLPEVFMLIIRNAFGLQEAAGGAVGYGVAQAMTQGIQRGLFSNEAGMGSAPNAAASAAPYPPHPASQGYVQMLGVFMDTIVICSATAIIILSSGVLESGMDNINGIELTQLALSSAVGSWGSTFIAIAIFFFAFTSIIANYAYAESNMIFLENNHTAGLFIFRLAALGMVMFGALAEMPFIWKLADLSMGLMAITNLIAILLLSGIAFKLAKDYNQQLVAGKIPTFDINQHPELKKQFEEGIWEKEEVDKWVEKETSR